The Phaseolus vulgaris cultivar G19833 chromosome 5, P. vulgaris v2.0, whole genome shotgun sequence genomic interval TCTATAGTGTTGATATCATTTTTTCACaccattaattaataatatgatagttatttataatattatttgttattaaagaaaatcataaataaaaattaattttagagaaaaaaaaaacaattagttgctatattgattaaattagagaccattttagagacaaaaaatttggtttctaaattggtttatattattattaaatgatttttaaactgtatctaattaataataagattttaattattaattagcAGTGTAACGTTGGGAGAAAGAGCAGGTTTTGGGTAGTGAATTATTGCACTAAACTTAGGTGGAAAAAGTTTAGGTTAACATAGTGATTAGCTGTGTTGGAAAGTTGGATTAGTGGGTATTTTGATGTGAAAATGATGGTGATTTAACTAAGAATGATAATAAGAATTGGGTGAAATGTCTTCATAAGTTTAAAGTAAATTGTATTGATTACATATTTGTTGTGGATTAGGGGAAATTTGGGTTAATGTGGTTGTAAAAGGTGGTTAATTGTGTTGTacatttcttaaaattattgtgtgttgacttaaaaaatatatgttggTGAATAAGCtaagaataataataagtttttaTGAAGTCAAATGTCCAATTGTTGTTTGTTTTTATTGGAATTTTAGGTGACATAATTTTACAAATTTGTTGAATATATttgtaaattaatttagaaaccattgtGATTGTTCTGAGAATGACAAAAAGTAGTTGGTGAATGACATATGAAAGCAATGATTCAATTATTATTGTTTCTTATGACATTATGtgacattattttttaattattgcaTTTACACTTATGATGGAAAAAAAGTGAGTTTATATAGTTGTCAAAAAATGTAGTTAATTGTGTTGAAATTTGGTTAGATGGgtaatataatttgaaaatcatAATTATTGACTTAAAAAGGACATAAAGCAGACGGTAAATGACATATGAAGTCATGTTTGGGTTAACAAAGTTTGAAAGGTGGTTAATTGTGTTCTATAATGACTAAAATgatttttgtaatttaaaattcGTAGATGTTGACTTCAAAAATGATATAGTTGTGAATAAGCTAAGAATGTCAATAAGTTTCTATGAAGTCAATTTTCCAATTATTGTTCATCGTTGAAACTTGAAGGGCCTAATTTTATGAATTCAggcattacattttttttttaaaacattatgcTTAATTGATgaacataattttattcataatttaaaGCTTTAATCTTAGATTCTTGGATTgtaataatgaataaatttattattttaattgaaatttatctaattgagtttattttggtcttaaatgttatttttactaattttttagtTAGTGTAGACGATCTGACTAGAGTCTAGTGGTTATGCACAATAGATATACACAGTAGATGATTTGATAGGAGCATCTAACTAGACAATCTGGAAGAAATATATACCAATGTGAATGCGTCAAATCACACGAAAGTCCAATTTGCTTCTTTAAATAAAAACGAAAAATGAAATCTGAAATAAAAGAATTAGATAATAAAATCTATAGTATCACAAAAACGTATTGGAAGTAAATCTTCTGAAAAAAAATACGAAAAAACAGAGTTCATGATAAAATTGGAAATAAAAATTGAGAATTCTAGAAAGTTGGAAACTGTGAACCATATCTGaaccaaaatattattttgaggTCTTTAGAGTAGAAAAacctataaaaaaatacaaacttcAAGGATAAATCATCAAACTTCGAATCTTGATAGTGGTGTTAGAAAAAGATAGCATTAGgcttatttacttttttttttgtaattcttTCATTTTGCCTTCATATGGAATGTTAAACTCATTTGGATTGATTCTCTTGTAAATTCTCAATTAATTTTGAGGTTTTacacaattaaaattttgttcttCAATATTTGATTGCGCTTtgggaattttttttaaacgcaCATTGATAATTCATTTTTGACTTTaattaaactcttctttagTTTTCTAAACATTCTCTTGAACCCGCATAATTCAAGAGGTAAAAGATTAAAAATCCGCATAATTCAAGAGGTAAAAGATTAAAAATCTTATGAGTAGATGTATGGAGACAAGAACGGTACAATATAAATTAGTGGATGCATGTTTCATTAATTAAATTCGACTGTCTTTGGTTTATAAGGCTTtctatgagagatagtgggtcaTCCAAGTTTCTGCACTACTCTTGTAGTCGCGACATTAACACAACTACCCTCATCGATGGCACCGTTTGTGGGAATCGTAAACTCTTTCCCTTAGCCCTCATCTGTTGTGTATTGCTAgttgttttcttttccttatataGGGTAACGCTCTCCTCTTTCCCCTTGTATCTAGTTTTATTATTGGCTTATTTCGACATGGATCAGGATTGACTCTGCTCAACATCGGCCTGGGCCGACTCGACCCCACATCGGTTTGGActgactcggctcgacatgggCTCAAACCAACTCGACTTGGCCCAGACTTATTTGGCATGAGAAGGGCCCGGGTcaactcgactcgacatcggtatGGACTGACTCAGCTCGACATGGGCTCAAACCAACTCGACTCGACACAGACTTGGCTCGCCATTGGCCCTAATCGACTCGGTTCAACATGGGCCCAGACAAATTCGGCTAGACATGGGCTCAGGCAGATTCTGCTCGATATTAGCTCAGACAAATTCGGCTCGACATAGGTCGAGATCGGCTTGGCTCGACATCGACCTACGCCGACTTGACTAGATGTGGGACCATACCGATTTGATttgacatcggcccgagcccgctcgcctcgacatcggcccaggcctgTTAGCCCagacatcggcctgggcccgtTTGCCCCGACATCGGTGTAAACTCGTTCGCCCCGACATCGACGTGGGCTCATTCGACCGTCATCGACCCGGACCCATTCGAACCGTCATCAACCCGAGCCCGTTTGACCCGACATCGGCCTGTGCCCGTTCGCCCCAACATCAGCCCGAGTTCGTTCGCTCCGAAACTGGCCCgatcggctcgacatcggcctgggcccgcTCGACATGGGCTTGGACCAGCTCGACTCGTGCCGACTCTGCTCAACATTGACCCGACTCGGCTCAATTCGGGTTCGAGCCGACTTGGCTCAGTATTGGAACCGGGCCGACTCGACTCGGTATGGGCCCGGACCAACTCGAGTCATAATTGGCCTGGTCGACTCGACTCCAGATGGGTATGGATTGACTCATCTCAACATGGGACCGAACCGACTCTGCTGGACATGGGCCCAAGACGACTTGGTTCAATAGGGGCCCGGTGTCGACTTAACCTGGTCCGAGTGTCGATTTGACTTGGGCTCTAGCCCACTCAACTCGACTTGGCCCGGGGTTGACTCGGCTTGACTTTGGCCTGGAACGACTTGGCTTGACTTTGGCCCATACCAACTCGATTCAACTTGGGCCAGGacgactcggctcgacatggACTTGGGCCGACTTTGCTCAACCTGGACCCGAATTGTCTTGGCTCAACCTAGATCGgtcaagtcaaaatccaacccaaaatgcaatttggataatccaaaaatgtatccaatctatatctagtccatatccaattaaataaatggattagatttaaaatccaaaaatatggatttggatttgagataaatccatttaaatgaattataactaatatggatttggataattatggattggattttgtgATTTGAGTTTTTTGCCCAACCTTATGAAAATGACATAAGAAAGTAGTTACACTAACATCAACTTGACCCTGTAGAATTTTTCACTGTAACACAACTAAAAGCTTGATcatgaataatatataaaaacaaaatggtgaATTTCCTCTTATGTTGAATAGTGTATTGATCATATCACTTGTttgaaaactataaaaaatagTTGCAAGAAGttaatttaacaaatattttttcaaagtcTATGAGAATTTTCAAGGATGGTTTTTGGTTTGGTTTTGCAGGAGGTACCATCCTTGAGTTGGACTATTATTTTAGGCAGTCAGTGGAAGATTGAAATCGTACTCCAGTGAAGGAGATTACAAAGATGCATATGCTTTTGGTTCTTTGCCACTAGTCTTTTGTTGTGCATTTTTGttaaggcaattgcttcctgcacccgatcAATTGTGACTGGCACCCGACATacttttaaaaatcctaaaatgcCCTTGTCTTCTTCACTTATGAAAACATTGAATGGTGAGGAAGAGGAAGTTCATGAATGTGTGAAGCTTTGCTTTGAGTTGCAAAAGAGGAGGTTGTGCTTCGTTCATTGTTGCTAAGTTGAGTGTAAGCTTCGTTTGCCAAGTTAATGAGGTAAGTAATCCATTTTCGTTCGTTTCTGGTTTTTTCTCGAGCTCAGCTGGGTCCTGGATATCAGAATCCGGAATTCAATTTTTTTGCCTACGGATATTAATATCTGGAAGTCAAAAATTTCAatacggatattaatatccgaaATTGTGGATCGTTCCTTCTGGACGCTGATATCCGTAGTTCATCATTGGCTTACGGATGTACATATCCGGAACTAGTTTATGCAATCCGGATATATATATCCGGAAGCTAactattgatatttttttggttATGGATTTATTTATCCGGAAGCTAAGTGTTCATTTTTTTCAACAGTCGAATGGATACAACAGAGTCATACATGGGAGTTTTAGGGGAGATTGATGTGTGAGATGGATTAGATGATGTTGATCTGGAGCAGTCAATAAGTTATAACGCATTAGATAATGAACAAAGGGCACATGAATGCAGTGAAGCATTTTCTACAAATGAGGTATGGTCAATGTTGGGTtgtgaatgttttttttatgaattatttttaaatttgaaatatgttATTGTAGGTATTTCGTGATCGAGATGAGCTGTTAGATTGGGCGAGAAGTGATGAGAGTTAGTGGAATTACATCAAGAAGTGTTGGCTATAGTTATGggtttgttattgttatattaagGTCAGATACATGGACGGGCAAACGAGAAAGGATGACCTATGTATTGTTAGGTTGTGAGGGAGGAGGTAAATACAGACGGTATAAAAAAGAAGTAGATGTCAGTCGAACTGGAAGTAGGAAGTGTGAGTGTCCTTTCAGATTGCGAGGCAAACCAGTCAAAGGTGGTAAAGGGTGGATGGTTGAATTAATTTGTGGTTCTCACAATCATGACTTGGCAGAGACAATGGTGGGTCATCCGTATGCTGGAAGGTTAAGTATAGAGGAAAAGGTTATGGTTGAGGATATGACTAAAACTTTGGTGAAGCcaagaaatattttactaaccatgaaagagagaaatgagaagaatgTGACAACAATTAAGCATGTTTATAATGCAATCACTGTTCACCGAAGATCACAACGAGGTCACAGAACAGAAATGCAACAACTGATGTTGTTACTAGAGCGAGACAGGTACGTGCATTGGTGTATGTGTGATGAGGTCTCTAATATTGTGCAAGATATATTTTGGACACACCCAGATTCAGTAAAATTGGTGAACTCATTTAACATTGTCATATTAATGGATAGTACGTACAAGACGAACAAGTATAGGATGCCGTTACTTGAGGTTGTTGGGATTACGTCTACAGGTTTGACTTTCTCCGTTGCATTTTGTTTACTAGcaacagaaaaggaaaataattttttttgggcCCTTGACAGACTTAAAGGGTTGTTTTTAAGAGTTGATTCATGTCGTAGGGTGGTGGTATGTGATAGAGATGTTGCCTTAATGAATGCAATTAGAATGGTGTTTCCTAAAGCTTATAATTTGCTCTGTCGGtttcacattgataaaaatgtgaaagcaaaatgtaaaatgttggtGCATCCAAGAGAGGGATGGGATCAAGTAATGGAAGTGTGGGGATCTGTTGTGGATTGTGATATTGTTGAGGCCTTTGAAGATCGTGTCAATGCTCTTCGAGTTGTCTGTTCTCCATGGCCTATATTTGTTGATTATGTGATGGATACATGGTTACGTCcacataaagaaaaatttgtcaaGGCATGGATAGATAAGGTGATGCACTTAGGAAACACAACAAGTAACAGAGTTGAGGCGGAACACTGGAGCCTAAAGAGAGTTCTTCAGAATTCGATGGGGGATTTATGTTTCCGCTGGGATTCCATCAATAAGATGATTATTTTACAACATAATGCAATCAAAGCTTCATTCCCAAAGAGTTTGCATGTGGTTGGACATCGGTTTAAGGTTACAACTTACAAAAAATTGTTAGGTTTTGTGTCTAAATATGCTTTGAACCTTATTTCAGAAGAACTTGATAGGGTTAAATCAGTGGGGTTTGATAAAAGTAGGTGTGGATGTAGTCTTACATGTACTCATGGTCTTCCTTGTGCGTGTCAATTGGCTTCATTTGGTGTTGGTAGCATACCACTTAAATCAGTACATGTGATGTGGACTCGTTTAAGCTTTGAAGACATTGCTACTGAACAATCTTCATCTGAGTTGTCAATTGATAAAGAGTTTGAGGTCATCGCGAAGCGGTTTAAAGAGTTGGATGTTGCAGGTAAGGTTAACATCAAAAGTAAATTGCAGGATATTGCCTTTCCAGAGAAGACATCTATTTACGCACCAGATCATAAGGTGAAAGCAAAAGGTGCTGTAAAGATGTCTCGTCCTACCAAATTCATGAGATCAACTAAGCGAATCCCTTCTTATTTTGAACATGTGGATTTCTTACACTCACAACATGATAGTTGTGCGAGCAAAAAATCTAATGAAGAAAGCTTACCAGAAATTGTACCAGCAAAATGTATTCCTTTCCTTGATCAGTTCCCTGTAGGGTATCATCCATATATTGTTGATG includes:
- the LOC137836143 gene encoding uncharacterized protein, which translates into the protein MRVSGITSRSVGYSYGFVIVILRSDTWTGKRERMTYVLLGCEGGGKYRRYKKEVDVSRTGSRKCECPFRLRGKPVKGGKGWMVELICGSHNHDLAETMVGHPYAGRLSIEEKVMVEDMTKTLVKPRNILLTMKERNEKNVTTIKHVYNAITVHRRSQRGHRTEMQQLMLLLERDRYVHWCMCDEVSNIVQDIFWTHPDSVKLVNSFNIVILMDSTYKTNKYRMPLLEVVGITSTGLTFSVAFCLLATEKENNFFWALDRLKGLFLRVDSCRRVVVCDRDVALMNAIRMVFPKAYNLLCRFHIDKNVKAKCKMLVHPREGWDQVMEVWGSVVDCDIVEAFEDRVNALRVVCSPWPIFVDYVMDTWLRPHKEKFVKAWIDKVMHLGNTTSNRVEAEHWSLKRVLQNSMGDLCFRWDSINKMIILQHNAIKASFPKSLHVVGHRFKVTTYKKLLGFVSKYALNLISEELDRVKSVGFDKSRCGCSLTCTHGLPCACQLASFGVGSIPLKSVHVMWTRLSFEDIATEQSSSELSIDKEFEVIAKRFKELDVAGKVNIKSKLQDIAFPEKTSIYAPDHKVKAKGAVKMSRPTKFMRSTKRIPSYFEHVDFLHSQHDSCASKKSNEESLPEIVPAKCIPFLDQFPVGYHPYIVDVVDVKADGHCGYRAVAAQLGMGEESWLLSE